A genomic region of Deltaproteobacteria bacterium CG11_big_fil_rev_8_21_14_0_20_42_23 contains the following coding sequences:
- a CDS encoding dihydrolipoyllysine-residue succinyltransferase, giving the protein MKHEVKVPSAGESVNEAFIGEWKKQNGDYVEKGEVIVDLESQKASFELEAEVSGRLQTLANNEDKVDIGQVIATIDDSVSASEKSEKSITEKTSSNGNETAQHANANLPTSNQGRMGPAARNLSQNLGVNPQNIAGSGPRGTITKEDISRAAHIPSTQAPAPASTPTAQPKSFYTYTVDAARGEKAERASRMRKKIAENLVAAQHTAAILTSFNEVDMSAIMNLRKKYKDKVLEKHNARIGFMGAFGLACARALKTYPIVNSTFTGEEIIKRDFVDISVAVSTEKGLVAPVIRDVQNMSWIDFDNELAALAAKARDGKLSIPEMTGGTFTITNGGVFGSLISTPLLNMPQTAILGMHTIKNRAVVLDDGSIVARPMMYIALSYDHRLIDGKDAVQFLICVKESLEDPSLIIDEKTLG; this is encoded by the coding sequence ATGAAACACGAAGTGAAAGTTCCTAGCGCTGGCGAATCAGTAAACGAAGCCTTTATCGGTGAATGGAAAAAGCAAAACGGCGACTACGTAGAAAAAGGCGAAGTCATCGTTGACCTCGAAAGCCAAAAGGCAAGCTTTGAACTTGAAGCTGAAGTTTCCGGCCGCTTGCAAACCCTTGCCAACAACGAAGATAAAGTGGATATCGGCCAAGTTATTGCCACTATCGATGACAGCGTAAGCGCTTCAGAAAAAAGCGAGAAATCAATCACTGAAAAAACAAGTAGCAATGGCAATGAAACCGCACAGCATGCGAATGCAAATCTCCCTACTTCAAACCAAGGAAGAATGGGACCTGCGGCAAGAAATCTTTCTCAAAACCTAGGTGTTAACCCGCAAAACATTGCTGGAAGCGGTCCTCGCGGCACCATTACAAAAGAAGATATTTCACGTGCAGCACATATTCCTTCAACACAAGCTCCTGCTCCAGCATCTACGCCAACTGCTCAGCCAAAAAGTTTTTATACTTACACCGTTGATGCTGCGCGTGGTGAAAAAGCTGAACGCGCAAGCAGAATGCGCAAAAAAATTGCAGAAAATCTTGTTGCTGCGCAACACACTGCCGCCATTCTTACTTCTTTCAACGAAGTAGACATGAGCGCCATCATGAACTTGCGCAAAAAATACAAAGACAAAGTGCTTGAAAAACACAACGCCCGCATCGGCTTTATGGGAGCCTTCGGCCTTGCCTGCGCAAGAGCTTTGAAAACATATCCCATTGTCAATTCAACTTTTACTGGCGAAGAAATTATCAAGCGCGACTTCGTCGACATCTCAGTTGCTGTTAGCACCGAGAAAGGCTTGGTCGCTCCGGTTATCCGCGATGTTCAAAATATGAGCTGGATTGATTTTGACAACGAACTTGCAGCTCTTGCTGCAAAAGCACGCGACGGAAAACTTTCTATTCCTGAAATGACAGGTGGCACGTTCACCATTACAAACGGCGGGGTTTTTGGCTCCCTTATTTCAACACCGCTCTTAAACATGCCACAGACGGCCATCTTAGGGATGCACACTATTAAAAACAGAGCTGTTGTTTTAGATGATGGCAGCATTGTAGCGCGCCCCATGATGTACATTGCACTCTCTTACGACCACCGTCTCATCGATGGAAAAGATGCGGTGCAGTTTTTAATCTGCGTAAAAGAAAGCTTGGAAGATCCAAGTTTAATTATTGACGAAAAAACTTTGGGTTAA